The following coding sequences lie in one Alicyclobacillus curvatus genomic window:
- a CDS encoding universal stress protein, which yields MERDDDMPGKILIPINTEQSVDKVLNELKFLNPLLLNSHITLLYVQTLVYNTAVGLDAVVVTPEVEPEGLRILERGRESLGKMKLCCQTALKTGNPVQEIVQYAAKERIDLIILCRREQGLLESLLFSNMSDELIEKAATNILVVK from the coding sequence ATGGAACGAGATGATGATATGCCTGGTAAGATACTCATCCCAATCAATACTGAACAATCAGTCGACAAAGTGCTCAACGAGCTGAAGTTCCTAAACCCCCTGCTGTTGAATAGCCACATCACTTTGTTGTACGTCCAAACCTTGGTGTATAACACAGCGGTGGGGCTGGATGCGGTGGTTGTGACTCCCGAAGTGGAACCAGAGGGACTGCGTATTTTGGAACGTGGGCGAGAGTCACTCGGGAAAATGAAACTCTGCTGTCAGACGGCGCTCAAAACTGGTAATCCAGTTCAGGAAATCGTTCAATACGCTGCGAAGGAACGCATCGACCTCATTATCCTATGCCGTCGAGAGCAAGGTTTGTTGGAGAGTCTTCTGTTTTCGAACATGAGTGACGAACTCATCGAGAAGGCAGCCACGAACATCCTTGTGGTCAAGTAA
- a CDS encoding sulfite exporter TauE/SafE family protein, with product MLRLLMMMLIGLFAQLLDGSLGMSYGVSTTTFLLVAGLSPAAASSISHMAGVGTTTASGISHWRFHNLNKHLVKWIMVPGAVGAFVGAFLLTSIPGNIVRPYISGFLLLLGGYILVRFVIGQRRRVKHERVNSSGNITLKKRFLIPLALFAGFMDTVGGGGWGPLMTPVLLTYRTMKARRVIGSVDTSEIAVVCAGAVAFVIALGFHGVHWTWVLALMTGGVIAAPVAAWIVRVIPEFILGVLVGGMIILMNARTLLHSGNWFPASWDPAVYSSVVTLWFCAIAFTLWRHHQSPPTKS from the coding sequence ATGTTGCGCCTGCTCATGATGATGCTGATAGGGCTGTTTGCGCAATTGCTAGACGGATCTCTTGGTATGTCCTACGGCGTGTCGACAACAACATTTCTTCTCGTGGCCGGTCTATCGCCGGCCGCAGCGTCTTCCATTTCACACATGGCAGGCGTCGGAACGACGACCGCGTCAGGGATATCTCACTGGCGATTCCACAACCTGAACAAGCATCTCGTAAAGTGGATTATGGTGCCCGGGGCGGTGGGCGCGTTTGTCGGCGCTTTTCTCTTAACCAGTATCCCCGGGAACATCGTCAGACCGTATATTTCTGGCTTTCTGTTGCTGCTCGGAGGTTACATTTTGGTTCGTTTCGTCATTGGACAGCGACGTCGCGTCAAACATGAACGGGTCAACTCAAGTGGCAACATCACTTTGAAAAAGCGATTCCTTATACCCCTGGCGTTATTTGCCGGATTCATGGATACAGTTGGCGGCGGCGGATGGGGGCCGCTCATGACCCCGGTACTGCTGACTTATCGAACGATGAAAGCTCGCAGGGTGATTGGGTCCGTGGATACCAGCGAAATTGCCGTCGTATGTGCGGGTGCAGTCGCATTTGTGATTGCCCTGGGCTTTCACGGTGTTCACTGGACGTGGGTGCTGGCGCTTATGACTGGCGGCGTGATTGCAGCACCTGTGGCTGCGTGGATAGTTCGCGTGATTCCGGAGTTCATTCTCGGAGTACTGGTAGGCGGCATGATTATTCTGATGAATGCCCGTACTTTGTTGCACTCAGGAAACTGGTTTCCTGCATCATGGGACCCGGCTGTCTATTCGTCGGTCGTGACACTATGGTTTTGCGCCATTGCGTTTACGCTCTGGCGCCATCATCAATCACCACCAACCAAGTCGTAA
- the nagB gene encoding glucosamine-6-phosphate deaminase: MRYSPYPVASISWNVVRTLFHQCSAHRRYKGLKIRVFESEHDAGLYAAALAERVVHETECPVLGLATGRTVLPFYQALVRLEHCGLDLSRCITINLDEYVGLEARHPQSYHQFMRENLFDDIGIEPENTYIPNGAAINLDVECARYDEILSRHPIDFQLLGIGVNGHVGFNEPNHLLQSKTHVVHLTPETIAHNAKFFQSLDEVPKSAITMGVQAILQAKQIVLMAFGEEKADIVARAIQGEVRTDIPASILQLHRDVTIVLDEASARVLLKK, from the coding sequence ATGCGGTACAGTCCGTACCCGGTTGCTTCGATATCTTGGAACGTTGTTCGAACGTTATTTCATCAGTGCTCCGCCCACAGGAGGTATAAGGGATTGAAAATCCGAGTCTTTGAATCCGAACATGATGCAGGCCTGTATGCGGCAGCCCTTGCGGAGCGAGTCGTTCATGAAACCGAGTGCCCAGTCCTTGGATTGGCAACCGGGCGCACCGTTTTGCCTTTCTATCAGGCACTCGTACGACTGGAACACTGCGGACTTGACCTATCGCGATGCATCACCATTAACCTCGACGAATACGTCGGCCTTGAAGCTCGTCATCCGCAGAGCTACCACCAATTCATGCGTGAGAACCTGTTCGATGACATCGGTATCGAACCGGAGAATACGTATATACCGAACGGAGCAGCCATCAATCTCGACGTCGAGTGTGCACGGTATGACGAAATTCTCAGTCGCCATCCGATTGATTTTCAACTGCTCGGCATTGGCGTCAATGGACACGTGGGCTTCAATGAGCCGAACCATCTTCTCCAATCAAAAACCCATGTCGTACATTTGACACCAGAGACCATCGCGCATAACGCAAAGTTCTTTCAAAGCCTTGATGAGGTCCCGAAATCCGCCATCACGATGGGGGTTCAGGCGATTCTACAGGCAAAGCAGATTGTGTTGATGGCGTTCGGTGAGGAAAAGGCAGACATTGTAGCGCGCGCGATTCAGGGTGAGGTGCGCACAGACATCCCCGCAAGCATTCTGCAGTTGCATCGCGATGTGACCATTGTCCTTGATGAGGCCAGTGCTCGGGTATTGCTGAAAAAATAG
- the nagA gene encoding N-acetylglucosamine-6-phosphate deacetylase, with protein MSGKIDGQVTQIKMEDGFITAVGDLTSTDFTGATHIQTDGNLLPGYIDVHVHGGGGAEVMDGTEEAFEHMAWTHAKHGTTGLLLTTVTASPEALDKVFTAYEPGRVRNGAEVLGFHLEGPFINPSKPGAQPKEYIIPPSTELFERWQSRSSGAIRYMTMAPEVEGAEPLLKLAVKQGVIVAMGHCNATSAQVSKAIEWGARSVTHLFNAMSPAGHREPGLAGTALGDDRVMVELIADLIHVHPLMLRTAIRAKGPEHVMLITDAVKAADMPEGEYGSAGHTVFVKNGAVRLADGTLAGSTLTVDRAVRNLLGIQALQQSDVHQVTSLNQSRLLNLPHGRIAVGAPANLIAVDDAWQVTHTVVRGRLVHRA; from the coding sequence ATGAGCGGAAAGATTGACGGACAGGTGACGCAAATCAAGATGGAAGACGGGTTCATCACGGCCGTCGGAGACCTGACGAGCACTGACTTTACCGGCGCGACGCACATCCAGACGGACGGCAACCTGCTCCCTGGGTACATTGACGTCCACGTCCACGGAGGCGGTGGGGCTGAGGTGATGGATGGCACCGAAGAAGCATTTGAACACATGGCATGGACCCATGCCAAACACGGGACTACAGGACTTCTCTTGACGACCGTCACCGCATCACCAGAGGCGCTTGACAAGGTCTTTACTGCCTATGAACCGGGCCGCGTACGCAATGGTGCGGAAGTGCTGGGCTTTCACCTCGAGGGGCCGTTCATCAATCCGAGTAAGCCTGGGGCACAGCCGAAAGAGTACATTATCCCACCGAGTACGGAGCTGTTCGAACGCTGGCAATCACGTTCCAGCGGGGCCATCCGCTACATGACAATGGCGCCTGAGGTGGAGGGGGCAGAGCCTTTACTGAAGCTGGCGGTAAAGCAAGGTGTTATTGTGGCCATGGGTCACTGCAACGCGACGTCAGCACAGGTCTCTAAAGCGATTGAATGGGGAGCACGGAGTGTCACTCACCTGTTCAACGCCATGAGTCCGGCTGGTCATCGTGAACCAGGACTCGCGGGTACTGCACTGGGCGATGACAGGGTGATGGTGGAACTGATTGCCGACTTGATTCACGTCCATCCGCTGATGCTGCGGACAGCCATCCGAGCGAAAGGTCCTGAGCACGTGATGCTCATTACAGACGCCGTGAAAGCCGCCGATATGCCAGAGGGAGAGTACGGTTCCGCAGGACACACTGTTTTTGTCAAAAACGGTGCTGTGAGATTGGCAGACGGTACACTTGCTGGCAGCACTTTGACGGTCGACAGGGCTGTGAGGAACCTGCTTGGGATTCAGGCACTGCAACAGAGCGATGTGCATCAGGTCACTTCATTAAACCAATCGAGACTGCTCAACCTGCCTCACGGACGAATTGCGGTTGGTGCTCCGGCGAATCTCATCGCTGTTGATGACGCCTGGCAAGTAACACATACGGTCGTCCGAGGTCGTCTGGTCCATCGCGCGTGA
- a CDS encoding SIS domain-containing protein, with protein MAYQQYYDSVTKILETVMSEEGQKIEQVGQWCAESLLSSGLLHVFGTGHSHMLAEEMFYRAGGLLPVNPILDSSLMLHIDAPKSSRMERLTGLAEVLLEGEPVKAGDVMFIFSNSGRNAVPIEMAIAARKRGMKVVGVTSMAHMNSVSSRHPDNLKLYDVVDIVIDNHGTPGDAVIPLDGLPVKAAATSSVVGTFIVQAIVAEVATEITKRGKRPPIMMSGNLDGAKEYNAQTLAEYKAQTGALRI; from the coding sequence TGAGCGAGGAAGGCCAGAAGATTGAGCAAGTAGGGCAGTGGTGTGCGGAGAGCCTCTTAAGCAGCGGACTGCTGCACGTGTTCGGAACCGGTCACTCGCACATGCTGGCCGAAGAGATGTTCTACCGTGCAGGAGGCCTTCTGCCGGTAAACCCGATTCTTGACAGTTCCTTAATGCTTCACATCGACGCCCCAAAAAGCAGCCGGATGGAACGCTTGACAGGCCTTGCCGAGGTGTTGCTGGAGGGTGAGCCAGTGAAGGCAGGAGATGTGATGTTCATCTTCTCGAACTCCGGCCGAAATGCAGTTCCCATTGAGATGGCCATCGCCGCGCGCAAGCGGGGTATGAAGGTCGTCGGCGTTACTTCGATGGCTCATATGAATTCTGTCAGCTCCCGTCATCCGGACAATTTGAAACTTTACGATGTTGTGGACATCGTGATTGATAACCATGGTACACCGGGCGATGCGGTCATCCCGCTGGACGGTTTACCTGTGAAAGCTGCCGCTACATCTAGTGTTGTGGGAACTTTTATTGTCCAGGCGATTGTCGCTGAGGTCGCAACTGAAATTACGAAGCGAGGCAAGCGACCGCCAATTATGATGAGCGGCAATCTGGATGGTGCGAAAGAGTATAACGCACAAACGTTGGCAGAGTACAAGGCGCAGACCGGGGCACTGCGGATTTGA